From a single Gimesia fumaroli genomic region:
- a CDS encoding acyl-CoA thioesterase, with product MSCTFKTTRRVEFHETDMAGIVHFSNFYKYMEQAEHEYFRSLGLTIVDKQQDGSVLGWPRVSAQCSFESPVFYGDLLEIRLSVERLGVKSLTIEYEFWRDQTKIAKGRMKTVCCHFTHGSPMKSIEIPEWIQKKIEDSIDHAE from the coding sequence ATGTCCTGTACTTTTAAAACCACGCGCCGTGTTGAATTTCACGAGACAGACATGGCCGGCATTGTCCACTTCTCCAACTTTTATAAGTATATGGAACAGGCCGAGCACGAGTACTTTCGCTCTCTGGGGCTGACCATTGTGGATAAACAGCAGGATGGTTCCGTGCTGGGCTGGCCCCGCGTCTCAGCACAATGCTCGTTTGAATCTCCCGTTTTTTATGGTGATCTGCTCGAAATCCGGTTGTCTGTCGAACGACTCGGGGTAAAATCGCTCACGATTGAATATGAGTTCTGGCGAGATCAAACAAAAATTGCCAAAGGACGCATGAAAACCGTTTGCTGTCACTTCACACACGGAAGTCCCATGAAGTCGATTGAAATCCCCGAGTGGATTCAAAAGAAAATCGAAGATTCAATCGATCACGCTGAATAG
- a CDS encoding DUF3311 domain-containing protein — MRYAVYGLVVVLIIIHQDNWLWDDKRLIFGFMPITLLYQAGISMGAAFVWFLATKFAWPHHLEEIAQESPAQESPAPESGETE, encoded by the coding sequence ATGAGATACGCCGTTTATGGATTGGTTGTCGTGCTTATCATTATTCACCAGGACAACTGGCTCTGGGATGACAAAAGACTCATCTTCGGATTTATGCCCATTACCCTGCTCTATCAGGCAGGAATCTCCATGGGGGCCGCCTTTGTCTGGTTTCTTGCCACAAAATTCGCCTGGCCTCATCACCTTGAAGAAATCGCGCAAGAGTCTCCCGCACAAGAGTCACCCGCCCCGGAATCAGGAGAAACAGAATAA
- a CDS encoding sugar-binding transcriptional regulator, whose translation MSENKRKTRTYLSKEDRERVVQLVKKMLGMGKYSSDIKRAVAEEFQLSRRSVDRYLKRAREEMVYRMQVEPDVHRAESYYFYRSVINNPNTHPREQLRARERMDKLLGLEIPVVVQADSDLSPAKLKAMSDEEFDALYEKRMK comes from the coding sequence ATGTCAGAAAACAAACGCAAAACAAGAACATACCTTTCAAAAGAAGATCGGGAACGCGTCGTACAGCTGGTTAAAAAAATGCTCGGCATGGGTAAGTACTCGTCTGATATTAAACGGGCTGTCGCAGAGGAATTCCAGCTTTCCCGCCGATCGGTCGATCGTTACCTGAAACGGGCTCGCGAGGAAATGGTGTATCGCATGCAGGTGGAGCCCGACGTTCACCGCGCCGAGTCTTACTACTTTTACCGCAGTGTGATCAACAATCCCAACACCCATCCCCGCGAACAACTCCGCGCCCGCGAACGCATGGACAAATTACTGGGGCTGGAAATTCCCGTAGTCGTTCAGGCTGACTCTGACCTGTCCCCCGCCAAACTCAAGGCCATGAGCGACGAAGAATTCGACGCACTCTATGAAAAACGCATGAAATAA
- a CDS encoding sodium:solute symporter family protein: protein MTQLVIIGIYLSLLLFLGLFSSRLFKGTSKDYMLASHSIGPFLLLMSIFGTTMTAFALVGSSGEAYKEGVGVYGMLASSSGIIHSLCFFLLGIKLWSWGHKYGYTTQIQFFRERLESDRIGIILFPILVGLVIPYLLIGVMSSGVVISSITEGAFENAFAAYDYGVPPWLGSLVISLVVLVYVFFGGMRGTAWANTFQTIVFMILGVVTFFVISSKLGGLQAASDAVLEKNPSKLMRAVDPKDRERYAQKYKTWTLIAKYNYATRILKTLELTPEQKAEAYKEFKPRMPNWQMTAEALYAAKNNLYELSAEEVNKALLTQDDRVIPDPFPEKYQNGLMSHHELKEYPRKANAEKEKAMLIFGGKIGHPTHDLDPDDPSKGKKWTIKKALGVYRASNWAPDAPHPMSKLVFLTYFFVPLSVGMFPHLFQHWLTARSAGTFKLPVVAHPLFIMIVWVPCVLVGVWATSATLNGAPMFPPHFPANAVLAAMVKKMTSPVLAGFLTAGILAAIMSSLDSQFLCIGTMFTEDIVVHYGGKDRFTDKQVVLMARMFIILVVAITYGFSLLEPRRVFTLGVWCFSGFSSLFPIIFAAVYWKRLTKLGAYAGVLVAIGSWLYLFKEAKYALNPSYTFLGMMPVATMVVASATAMILVSLITRPPSKETLVRFFPED, encoded by the coding sequence ATGACCCAGTTGGTAATCATCGGAATCTATTTAAGTTTACTGTTGTTTCTGGGTCTGTTCTCCAGCCGCCTGTTTAAGGGAACCAGTAAAGACTACATGCTGGCCAGTCACTCGATTGGTCCTTTTCTGTTGTTGATGTCAATTTTCGGAACCACGATGACCGCGTTTGCTTTGGTCGGCTCCAGTGGTGAAGCTTATAAAGAAGGCGTCGGCGTCTATGGTATGCTGGCTTCCTCCAGTGGTATCATCCATTCCCTCTGTTTCTTTCTGCTCGGAATTAAACTCTGGTCCTGGGGGCATAAATACGGTTACACCACACAGATTCAATTCTTCCGCGAACGGCTCGAAAGCGATCGGATTGGAATTATTCTGTTCCCAATTCTCGTCGGTCTGGTGATTCCCTATCTCCTGATCGGCGTGATGTCATCCGGCGTCGTCATCAGCAGCATCACCGAAGGCGCATTCGAAAACGCATTCGCTGCCTACGATTATGGCGTGCCACCCTGGCTGGGATCGCTGGTCATCAGCCTCGTTGTGTTGGTCTATGTCTTTTTTGGGGGCATGCGGGGAACCGCTTGGGCCAATACGTTTCAGACGATTGTCTTCATGATTCTCGGCGTCGTGACCTTCTTCGTCATTTCCAGTAAACTGGGAGGCCTGCAGGCTGCCAGTGATGCCGTTCTGGAAAAAAATCCGTCCAAGTTAATGAGGGCCGTCGATCCCAAAGACCGCGAACGATACGCACAAAAATATAAGACCTGGACGCTCATCGCCAAATACAATTACGCGACGCGAATTCTCAAAACGCTGGAACTGACTCCCGAACAAAAAGCGGAAGCCTACAAAGAATTCAAACCGCGGATGCCCAACTGGCAAATGACGGCAGAAGCCCTCTACGCCGCGAAAAACAACCTGTACGAGCTCTCGGCCGAAGAGGTCAATAAAGCGTTATTAACGCAAGATGACCGCGTCATCCCGGACCCCTTTCCTGAAAAATATCAAAATGGATTGATGTCGCACCATGAGCTGAAAGAGTATCCACGAAAAGCCAACGCCGAAAAAGAAAAAGCAATGCTGATTTTCGGTGGAAAAATCGGGCACCCTACACACGATCTGGATCCGGACGATCCGTCCAAAGGGAAAAAATGGACGATCAAAAAAGCCCTCGGCGTTTACCGCGCCAGCAACTGGGCTCCCGATGCTCCGCATCCAATGAGTAAACTCGTCTTTCTGACTTACTTCTTTGTTCCGCTTTCCGTGGGCATGTTCCCTCACCTGTTCCAACACTGGCTCACTGCACGCAGCGCGGGCACGTTTAAACTGCCCGTTGTCGCACACCCACTCTTCATTATGATTGTGTGGGTTCCCTGTGTGCTGGTTGGCGTCTGGGCGACTTCTGCTACCCTCAACGGGGCTCCCATGTTTCCGCCGCACTTCCCGGCAAATGCAGTCCTGGCGGCGATGGTGAAAAAAATGACCTCACCCGTTCTCGCCGGTTTCTTAACCGCGGGGATTCTGGCCGCGATCATGTCCTCGCTGGATAGTCAGTTCCTCTGTATCGGTACCATGTTTACCGAAGACATCGTGGTCCATTACGGCGGAAAAGATCGTTTTACAGATAAACAGGTTGTCTTGATGGCTCGCATGTTTATCATTCTGGTGGTTGCCATTACCTATGGATTCAGTCTGCTCGAACCGCGGCGGGTCTTTACGCTGGGGGTCTGGTGTTTCAGTGGATTTTCCAGTCTGTTCCCCATCATCTTTGCGGCAGTCTACTGGAAGAGGCTCACCAAACTCGGTGCTTACGCGGGCGTTCTCGTTGCGATTGGGTCCTGGCTCTACCTGTTTAAAGAAGCAAAGTATGCGTTGAATCCGAGTTATACGTTTCTAGGAATGATGCCGGTTGCCACTATGGTTGTCGCGTCTGCGACCGCCATGATTCTGGTTTCACTCATCACGAGACCTCCCAGCAAAGAAACTCTGGTGCGGTTCTTCCCGGAAGATTAG
- a CDS encoding ABC transporter ATP-binding protein has product MNNSNDQLIVRELTKTFSIATESLPILAGVDLELSRGDALAITGPSGSGKSTLLYILGVLDQPTSGEVIQFGQNPFVLNAKEQAEYRNHNVGFIFQDHHLMPQFSVLENVLIPTMVNQEAANDAEERARHLLERVGLQDRMHHRPAQISGGERQRVAVCRALINNPRLLLADEPTGNLDRTNTESIGKLLLEINQEQNTILICVTHSSELAALFPQHQRLRDGLLVTESV; this is encoded by the coding sequence ATGAATAACTCCAACGACCAGCTCATTGTCCGCGAGTTAACGAAAACCTTTTCGATCGCCACTGAATCACTGCCGATTCTGGCTGGCGTCGATCTGGAACTTAGCCGGGGAGATGCCCTTGCTATCACCGGCCCCTCCGGATCAGGGAAAAGCACCCTGCTCTACATCCTCGGCGTTCTCGATCAACCCACCTCCGGTGAAGTCATCCAGTTCGGCCAAAACCCGTTTGTATTGAACGCCAAAGAGCAGGCCGAATATCGCAATCATAATGTCGGCTTCATCTTTCAGGATCACCATTTAATGCCGCAATTTTCGGTTCTGGAAAATGTTTTAATTCCAACGATGGTCAATCAAGAAGCCGCAAATGACGCCGAAGAACGCGCCCGCCATCTGCTGGAACGCGTGGGATTACAGGACCGCATGCATCATCGACCCGCACAGATTTCAGGCGGCGAACGACAACGCGTCGCGGTCTGCCGTGCTTTGATTAACAACCCCCGTCTCTTATTGGCGGATGAGCCCACGGGAAACCTCGACCGCACCAACACCGAGTCGATCGGCAAACTGCTGCTCGAAATCAATCAGGAACAGAATACAATTCTGATCTGCGTGACCCACAGCAGCGAACTGGCGGCTCTGTTCCCCCAGCACCAGAGATTACGCGACGGACTGCTCGTTACTGAATCAGTCTGA
- a CDS encoding ABC transporter permease → MNQTRFVIQSLKYYWRTNLAVLLGVIAATAVIGGALIVGDSVRASLRQMTFDRLGQIDFVVSGHRFFREQLAADLAESPDLPNDIKTIAPALLMRGSLEKHWEDQHLRVGQVNIFGTDERLWSLLDHGNQKVPTGDEAILNARVAEQLEASVGDEITLWIELPSAIPRDSLLGEREEQSVEITLTVTAILEESSKAGRLALMPNQQLPLDLFVSLSNLQQALDLDEIQASRRNPQSRPARVNSLFFSSNNPEIGTTLASLDTAKDLEAALKATLKLEDLNLKIAPNESFKYFSLESEQMILDPQIEQAGIEAAKSLQLTTSPVMVYIANEIMPAKQDDSESPFSMYSIMAGVEFTEQAPFGPFKFIGDKPKLPLKENEIVFNDWLAKDLNAKVGDAVRIKYHVVGSRGELPEVEQTFTVRGIVALDGTPAADRKLTPEMEGITDADTFGDWKQPFPMKLDKVTDRDEEYWDQYKATPKAFVALETAQNLWNSRYGSLTSLRVSPLPNKTLEESANVFGKEVLKQVDVFKMGLTVQPIKFLGLMAASGTTDFSGLFIGFSFFIILSAIILIRLLFKLGIDRRVSSIGLLSAVGFTPQQVKQVIFKEAFFVILLGGLLGIAAAIGYASLMLYGLKTWWIGAIGTRFLFLDLTATSIIIGLLISVLCSLFVTWRALAELKQLSIRSLLAGVNTPESDKVKDARFVGYVYKASSLLAFILVLATISLLIPKQEAFSGFSWRTVSFFLVGTLSLISSVFFLSSRLRIESAIPIKGTGTLALIKLGFRNAGRFRQRSVLTTALIASATFVLVSVAAGHRNPAVETPDLDSGNGGFTIVAESTSPLIYDLNTAEGRNKTLVNIPDDPETQKLLSEMAAIPFRVKPGENASCLNIYQTSVPTILGVPQELIERGGFKFADTPGDNPWELLNEKQEDGSIPALGDMNTLMYSLHKGIGATVGIPSDERPEHKLKIKGMFDGSIFQGVLLVSEADFQKLFPEQAGFQYFLIEVPPEDASKLSSILETGLTEYGFDSDLVANRLADFLAVQNTYLSTFQTLGGLGLLLGTLGLATVMLRNVVERRSELALLRAIGMTSSNVALIVLAENAFLLIWGLLSGTISALLAMLPHLLSTGADLPWESGIVILSAVLLVGMLAALLAVADAVRAPILATLRAQ, encoded by the coding sequence ATGAACCAGACGCGATTTGTTATCCAAAGCCTGAAGTATTACTGGCGCACCAATCTGGCCGTGTTGCTGGGCGTCATCGCTGCGACCGCCGTGATCGGGGGGGCTCTCATCGTCGGCGATTCCGTTCGCGCCAGCCTCAGGCAGATGACATTCGATCGGCTGGGACAAATCGATTTCGTCGTTTCCGGCCATCGCTTCTTCCGCGAACAACTCGCCGCCGATCTTGCGGAATCACCTGATCTTCCCAATGACATCAAAACCATCGCCCCTGCCCTGTTGATGCGAGGCAGCCTGGAAAAACATTGGGAAGACCAGCATCTCCGCGTCGGGCAGGTCAATATCTTCGGCACCGATGAGCGACTTTGGTCGCTACTCGATCACGGAAATCAGAAAGTTCCGACAGGTGATGAAGCGATTTTGAATGCCCGCGTCGCAGAACAATTGGAAGCTTCTGTCGGCGATGAAATCACGCTCTGGATCGAACTCCCTTCCGCGATTCCCCGCGACTCACTGCTCGGCGAACGCGAAGAACAATCGGTCGAAATTACGCTCACGGTTACCGCGATTCTCGAAGAATCATCCAAAGCAGGTCGTCTGGCACTCATGCCTAACCAGCAGCTGCCGCTGGATCTGTTCGTTTCGTTAAGTAATCTCCAGCAAGCTTTGGACCTGGATGAAATCCAGGCCTCACGTCGTAATCCCCAGTCGCGGCCCGCACGCGTGAATTCCCTGTTTTTCAGTTCCAATAATCCAGAAATTGGCACGACACTCGCATCCCTCGATACCGCAAAAGACCTGGAAGCTGCATTGAAAGCGACATTGAAACTCGAAGACCTGAATCTCAAAATTGCGCCCAATGAATCGTTCAAATACTTTTCGCTGGAAAGCGAACAGATGATTCTCGACCCGCAAATCGAACAGGCGGGCATCGAAGCAGCGAAGTCACTCCAGCTCACAACCTCACCGGTGATGGTGTATATCGCAAATGAAATTATGCCCGCGAAACAGGACGACTCCGAGTCCCCCTTCTCCATGTATTCGATTATGGCGGGCGTTGAGTTTACCGAACAGGCTCCCTTTGGTCCTTTCAAATTCATCGGGGACAAACCAAAACTGCCGCTCAAAGAAAATGAAATTGTCTTCAACGATTGGCTGGCGAAAGATCTGAACGCCAAAGTCGGCGATGCGGTGCGGATAAAATATCATGTGGTCGGTTCTCGTGGAGAATTACCTGAAGTCGAGCAGACCTTTACCGTACGTGGCATCGTCGCCCTCGATGGAACGCCCGCCGCCGACCGGAAGCTGACGCCGGAAATGGAAGGCATCACCGACGCCGACACCTTCGGCGACTGGAAACAGCCCTTCCCCATGAAGCTCGACAAAGTCACCGATCGGGATGAAGAGTACTGGGATCAATACAAAGCCACCCCCAAAGCGTTTGTCGCTTTGGAAACAGCACAAAACCTCTGGAACAGCCGATACGGCAGCCTGACTTCGTTACGCGTCAGCCCCCTGCCAAACAAAACACTGGAAGAATCGGCAAATGTGTTCGGCAAAGAAGTCCTCAAACAGGTTGACGTCTTCAAAATGGGCCTGACAGTCCAGCCCATCAAGTTTCTCGGCTTGATGGCCGCCAGTGGTACCACTGATTTCAGCGGCCTGTTTATCGGCTTCAGTTTCTTCATTATTCTCTCTGCCATCATTTTAATTCGCCTGCTTTTCAAACTGGGAATCGACCGTCGCGTCTCTTCCATTGGTCTCTTGTCGGCTGTCGGATTTACTCCGCAACAAGTCAAACAGGTCATCTTCAAAGAAGCCTTCTTTGTCATTCTGTTGGGAGGCCTCCTCGGCATTGCCGCTGCCATCGGTTATGCCTCGCTGATGCTCTACGGCTTAAAAACCTGGTGGATCGGTGCGATTGGAACCCGCTTCCTGTTTCTTGATTTAACAGCAACCAGCATTATCATCGGCCTTTTGATTTCGGTCCTCTGCTCCCTCTTCGTGACCTGGCGTGCGTTGGCCGAACTCAAACAACTCTCCATCCGCAGTCTGCTGGCGGGAGTCAATACGCCCGAGTCCGACAAAGTCAAAGACGCCCGCTTCGTCGGCTATGTTTATAAAGCCTCGTCCCTGCTCGCATTCATTCTGGTCTTAGCGACCATCTCTCTCCTCATTCCCAAACAGGAAGCCTTTTCCGGTTTCTCCTGGCGAACGGTTTCGTTTTTCCTGGTTGGTACACTCTCATTGATTTCCAGCGTCTTCTTTTTATCCAGCAGACTCAGAATTGAATCGGCGATCCCGATTAAAGGCACCGGCACACTCGCTTTAATCAAACTCGGCTTCCGCAACGCCGGCCGCTTTCGCCAGCGCAGTGTCTTAACCACAGCACTCATCGCGTCCGCGACCTTCGTACTTGTCTCCGTCGCCGCCGGCCATCGAAACCCGGCTGTTGAAACGCCCGATTTAGATTCGGGTAACGGCGGTTTTACGATTGTCGCCGAGTCCACCTCCCCGCTGATATACGATCTGAATACGGCTGAGGGACGCAATAAAACACTGGTAAATATCCCCGACGATCCCGAGACACAAAAATTATTAAGCGAAATGGCAGCGATTCCCTTTCGTGTGAAGCCGGGCGAAAATGCCAGCTGTCTGAATATTTATCAAACCAGTGTCCCCACGATTTTGGGGGTCCCGCAGGAACTGATCGAACGTGGCGGCTTCAAATTCGCCGACACGCCCGGCGACAATCCCTGGGAACTGTTGAACGAAAAACAAGAAGACGGTTCGATCCCAGCGCTCGGCGATATGAATACGTTGATGTACAGCCTGCATAAAGGCATCGGTGCGACCGTTGGCATTCCTTCCGACGAACGCCCCGAACATAAACTGAAAATCAAAGGCATGTTTGACGGCAGCATTTTTCAGGGAGTCCTGCTTGTTTCCGAAGCCGACTTTCAAAAACTGTTTCCCGAACAGGCCGGCTTTCAGTATTTTCTGATCGAAGTCCCTCCTGAAGACGCCTCGAAACTCTCAAGTATTCTGGAAACCGGCCTCACCGAATACGGCTTCGATTCCGACCTCGTTGCCAATCGACTGGCTGATTTTCTGGCCGTTCAAAATACCTACCTCTCTACATTCCAGACGTTAGGCGGTCTGGGTTTGCTGCTCGGCACACTCGGTCTGGCGACTGTGATGTTACGCAACGTCGTCGAACGCCGCAGCGAACTCGCATTGCTCCGCGCCATCGGCATGACGAGCAGCAACGTCGCGCTGATTGTGCTGGCGGAAAACGCGTTCTTACTCATCTGGGGGCTCCTTTCAGGAACCATCTCAGCTCTTCTGGCGATGCTGCCGCATCTGCTGTCTACGGGTGCCGATCTTCCCTGGGAAAGTGGCATTGTCATTCTGTCCGCCGTTCTCCTTGTGGGAATGCTGGCCGCCTTATTAGCCGTAGCTGATGCCGTCCGAGCACCGATTCTGGCGACACTACGCGCTCAATAA